tacatacccacatattactgaaattttatgaaacagATTTCAagcaaccaatttttatattgaaatgtgatctcacaactatttttattttgaaaagcgaTTTCAAACAACTATGGCTGTCTCATCACGCTTCATGTTATCCAATAATACTACAGGATTAACAAAGCCATGCCATGCTAATAATAAGGAATGTCGTGATAACCTTAAATAAACCATACTGCACGTCAAAGGCTGCCTGTGTAATGTTCTCCAtgacatctttaaaaataccacCACCATCAATTCCTGCCTCCTCAACTccaaattcattaacaaaagacaCACGTATCTGCATGCAGAAAAGTGAAGCAATTGacccaacacaaacaagaaaaaactaataaacaattacaagtaaCTCTGCAACTATAGGATGCAGAAGAGGGAAGGGGTCGTTTTCACGagggcaaagaaaaagatagaaaaaagtaagataacaatttcatttttcataaatcatggaAGTCTGAAATTACCGATCCTTGAAGATCAACTTCAGACAATGCACTCATCTGACTGAAAGCATCTTCCAATATATGATTTCGTCGAATTCTAAACCGGTTTCTGGCAAAAACAGCAAGAGATCCATTCCTTTGCCTAGCTGCTGCTAGTTGTGTCTGTGAAATGAGTTATAGAGAAagtaaccataaataaaaaatatcttacataTTTCTATAACTAACAGTCGtccaagaaattcaatattgtggataaggaaaccaaaaaaataacttgcttACAGTGAAAATCTTAACCCTGCTAGTAAACGGTACTAAAAAGGGAACTCGCTTGTGTATATCATTTGCTCTGGTATTTTCTATCACTgcctacaaagaaacaaggccaagtaaataattagaattacgaTCAGATAGCAGGTCGTTAGAACCAAAACATTCATTGAGAACAATTACctgtgaaatgaaataatcattCATCGCGTCAGCATGGAAGTCACTGGGTGGTGTAAACTGCCGTCTATTGTTCCAGTCTTGCAACTACAACGAGACAATTTAATCTTAGTAGATCGACAAAATGATGCATGGATAAACAATCTTggaactttggactcccctggaaggatcgatatccttgactttggtttgaagcttgcatggataaaccttttcattcatttttcattgattattcatcattgttcctgaaaatcaaaggaaattctctcaattttatatattactaaaattaggatacatataagtcttaactagtctcatagcaccctccattcatcttcccctacactggctatggtatcaaaatgctcaattaagtaatacgtctactaacgaacttgaaaacaaaacacatcacactaaaaaacacaaacatccctttaacccaacagaagcagctctttttacccttgcactcactatcacattactatcatgtttgtcaactgtcaaactaactcttttaagttatttagtgtgacactacaaagttatgaacaccataatcttaattaaaaccttttaataaacaaatgccAAGTTACTACTCAACAAtggcaaggaattcaaaaaacatgacagctatcctaattggttgaaaatgagaaaaagaaagttagccagacaacctgtttggactacaaagccagcagatacgattcctcaaatttgaccattcactctccatactccacaagtcttcaagcacatgatgctgccttctttcagatgagcaacatcattccgatcttaacagtcagaagagcaaatcaaatc
This window of the Cucumis sativus cultivar 9930 unplaced genomic scaffold, Cucumber_9930_V3 scaffold113, whole genome shotgun sequence genome carries:
- the LOC116405513 gene encoding E3 ubiquitin-protein ligase UPL6-like, with protein sequence MNDYFISQAVIENTRANDIHKRVPFLVPFTSRVKIFTTQLAAARQRNGSLAVFARNRFRIRRNHILEDAFSQMSALSEVDLQGSIRVSFVNEFGVEEAGIDGGGIFKDVMENITQAAFDVQYGLFKQIADHLLYPNPGSGMIHEQHLQFFHFLEVLLAKVMFEGTLVDILFATFFLSKLKQK